A window from Gossypium raimondii isolate GPD5lz chromosome 7, ASM2569854v1, whole genome shotgun sequence encodes these proteins:
- the LOC105799440 gene encoding probable glycosyltransferase At3g07620 isoform X1: MTCLNKVAMTPPSSDHKRPHTPSSFRFSSLNLVWFLVVPSTVFFLVSTLGPHRPSISPLSSLLQVSFSNNSLQGSSIFNGSSIDSSFQLEAETDYFVSNMPLPDAIIEKHTIQLDMSKNNESEPVVIVRSKIVKKNSKLERNEANLARVRSSIKQAALVRNLTSTHQDPDYVPHGPIYRNANAFHRSYLEMEKVFKIYVYKEGEPPIFHNGPCRSIYSSEGRFIHELEKGNFYTTEDPDEALVYFLPFSVVMLVQYLYEPETSNTDAIGRTVVDYIDVISGKYPYWNRSLGADHFMLSCHDWGPRTSSYVPHLFHKSIRVLCNANTSEGFNPSKDASFPEINLLTGEVEGLLGGPSPSHRSILAFFAGRLHGYIRYLLLNEWKDKRDPDVQVFDQLPKGVSYMSKLKNSRFCLCPSGYEVASPRIVEAIYAECVPVLISDNYVPPFSDVLNWKSFSIQIAVKDIPNIKKILMGVSQRQYLRMQRRVKQVQRHFVVNATPKRYDVFHMINHSIWLRRLNIHVRDFHQS, from the exons ATGACTTGTCTCAACAAAGTTGCAATGACACCTCCTAGTTCTGACCACAAGAGGCCTCACACTCCATCATCTTTCCGCTTTTCATCATTGAATTTGGTTTGGTTCCTTGTTGTACCTAGTACTGtgttttttcttgtttctaCTTTGGGTCCTCATCGACCCTCTATTTCCCCTCTTTCTTCGCTTCTACAAGTGTCATTTTCTAATAATTCCCTCCAAGGCTCTTCCATCTTCAATGGCTCCTCCATTGATTCTTCTTTCCAGCTGGAAGCTGAAACTGATTATTTTGTCTCTAATATGCCCCTTCCGGATGCAATTATTGAGAAACACACGATTCAACTT GACATGTCGAAGAATAATGAATCTGAACCTGTTGTTATCGTTAGGTcgaaaattgtaaagaaaaacaGTAAGTTGGAGAGGAATGAAGCAAATTTGGCAAGAGTTCGGTCATCCATAAAACAAGCTGCTTTAGTTAGGAATTTGACATCGACCCATCAAGACCCTGACTATGTGCCCCATGGTCCAATCTATAGGAATGCCAATGCTTTTCACAG GAGTTACTTGGAGATGGAGAAGGTGTTCAAGATTTATGTGTACAAGGAAGGGGAACCACCAATATTCCATAACGGTCCTTGCAGAAGTATATATTCCTCAGAGGGAAGGTTCATTCACGAACTGGAAAAGGGCAATTTTTATACAACTGAAGACCCTGATGAGGCATTGGTTTATTTCCTTCCCTTCAGTGTTGTCATGCTGGTTCAATACCTCTACGAACCAGAAACCTCTAACACCGATGCCATCGGACGGACTGTTGTAGACTACATCGATGTCATTTCCGGTAAATATCCTTACTGGAATCGAAGCCTCGGAGCCGACCATTTCATGCTCTCCTGCCATGATTGG gGGCCGCGAACATCATCCTATGTTCCACATTTGTTCCATAAATCCATTAGAGTTTTATGTAATGCAAACACGTCTGAAGGATTTAATCCATCTAAAGATGCCTCATTCCCAGAAATCAATCTCTTAACAGGTGAAGTGGAAGGTCTCTTAGGAGGCCCTTCTCCATCTCATCGGTCCATTCTCGCCTTTTTTGCAGGCCGTCTCCATGGTTACATCCGGTACCTCCTTCTTAACGAGTGGAAAGACAAGCGGGACCCCGATGTCCAAGTCTTCGACCAACTCCCCAAGGGAGTTTCCTACATGTCCAAGCTGAAGAACAGCAGGTTTTGCCTATGTCCTAGCGGATACGAAGTGGCGAGCCCAAGAATTGTGGAGGCAATCTATGCTGAATGTGTTCCGGTGTTGATTTCAGACAACTATGTGCCCCCATTCAGTGATGTATTGAATTGGAAATCTTTCTCCATTCAGATTGCAGTGAAGGACATCCCCAACATAAAAAAGATATTGATGGGTGTTTCTCAAAGGCAATATTTGAGAATGCAAAGGAGAGTGAAACAAGTACAAAGGCATTTTGTGGTGAATGCAACTCCAAAGCGATATGATGTCTTCCACATGATTAACCATTCTATTTGGCTTCGAAGATTAAACATTCACGTTCGGGATTTTCATCAGTCTTAA
- the LOC105799453 gene encoding probable glycosyltransferase At3g07620: protein MRRYTRKHHSSLILLAVISIAVASAIVVFKVSKGLSWHYLASPWTWTSTLGGPFSSRHVIDKRKEKAKEYINLERIWNDDSVKRRGKHRDGSLEMVEAVLAKARALIRDASLNPSNSSTSELPDSDYVPQGDIYRNPHAFHRSYLLMEKMFKIFVYEEGEPPLFHYGSCKDIYSMEGLFMSLMEQDTRYRTWDPNEAHVYFLPFSVVMILEHLFDPIIRDKAVMERTVVDYVGIISNKYPFWNRSIGVDHFMLSCHDWGPRATWYVKELYYNSIRVLCNANTSEYFNPKKDASFPEINLVTGEITNLTAHLPPSNRSILAFFAGNLYHGKIRALVFKHWKGKDNDIQLYEKLPVGVSYSEMLKNSRFCLCPSGHEVASPRIVEAIYAECVPVIISQNYVLPFSDVLRWESFSIQLAVSEIANLKNILMGISEERYDRMVENVKKVQKHFLVNDPPKRYDVFNMIIHSVWLRRLNVRIYS, encoded by the exons ATGAGGAGGTACACGAGAAAACATCATTCAAGCTTAATTCTTTTAGCAGTGATATCCATAGCCGTGGCTTCCGCCATTGTCGTTTTCAAGGTTTCAAAAGGACTTTCATGGCATTATTTGGCATCTCCATGGACATGGACTTCAACACTTGGAGGACCCTTCTCTTCCCGTCATgtcatt GATAAAAGAAAGGAGAAGGCCAAAGAATATATAAATCTGGAAAGGATTTGGAACGACGACTCCGTTAAAAGAAGAGGTAAACACCGAGATGGAAGTCTGGAGATGGTGGAAGCGGTTCTTGCTAAAGCTAGAGCTTTGATACGGGATGCGTCGTTAAACCCCAGTAACAGCAGCACTTCGGAACTTCCCGACTCCGATTACGTTCCCCAAGGCGACATTTACAGGAACCCTCACGCATTTCACCG GAGTTATCTGTTAATGGAAAAGATGTTCAAGATATTCGTTTACGAAGAAGGGGAACCACCTTTATTTCATTACGGATCATGCAAAGATATATACTCCATGGAAGGACTGTTCATGAGCTTGATGGAACAGGATACAAGGTATCGTACATGGGATCCTAATGAAGCACATGTTTATTTCCTTCCTTTCAGTGTTGTGATGATACTAGAGCATCTCTTCGATCCCATCATCCGCGATAAAGCTGTGATGGAGCGAACGGTTGTCGATTATGTTGGAATCATATCCAACAAGTATCCTTTTTGGAATCGAAGCATTGGGGTTGATCATTTCATGCTCTCCTGCCATGACTGG GGGCCAAGGGCAACCTGGTACGTGAAAGAACTTTACTACAATTCCATTCGAGTTCTATGCAATGCCAATACTTCAGAGTATTTCAATCCAAAGAAAGACGCATCCTTTCCTGAAATCAATCTTGTGACGGGGGAAATCACCAACCTAACAGCCCATTTGCCTCCCTCAAATCGTTCCATCTTAGCATTCTTCGCAGGCAACTTATATCACGGTAAAATTAGGGCACTTGTATTTAAGCATTGGAAGGGAAAAGATAATGACATACAACTCTACGAAAAACTCCCGGTGGGGGTTTCCTACAGTGAAATGTTGAAGAATAGCAGGTTTTGCTTATGTCCGAGCGGGCATGAAGTTGCCAGTCCAAGAATTGTGGAGGCAATTTACGCAGAATGTGTTCCGGTGATAATATCGCAGAACTATGTTCTTCCTTTCAGTGATGTTCTGAGATGGGAGTCTTTCTCGATCCAGTTAGCAGTGAGCGAAATAGCCAACCTGAAGAACATTTTGATGGGGATATCTGAAGAACGATATGATAGAATGGTGGAGAATGTTAAGAAAGTGCAGAAGCATTTCTTGGTGAATGATCCTCCCAAGAGATACGACGtgtttaatatgattattcatTCGGTTTGGCTTCGTAGGTTGAATGTACGAATTTAtagctga
- the LOC105799440 gene encoding probable glycosyltransferase At5g03795 isoform X2 yields MAPPLILLSSWKLKLIILSLICPFRMQLLRNTRFNLSKIVKKNSKLERNEANLARVRSSIKQAALVRNLTSTHQDPDYVPHGPIYRNANAFHRSYLEMEKVFKIYVYKEGEPPIFHNGPCRSIYSSEGRFIHELEKGNFYTTEDPDEALVYFLPFSVVMLVQYLYEPETSNTDAIGRTVVDYIDVISGKYPYWNRSLGADHFMLSCHDWGPRTSSYVPHLFHKSIRVLCNANTSEGFNPSKDASFPEINLLTGEVEGLLGGPSPSHRSILAFFAGRLHGYIRYLLLNEWKDKRDPDVQVFDQLPKGVSYMSKLKNSRFCLCPSGYEVASPRIVEAIYAECVPVLISDNYVPPFSDVLNWKSFSIQIAVKDIPNIKKILMGVSQRQYLRMQRRVKQVQRHFVVNATPKRYDVFHMINHSIWLRRLNIHVRDFHQS; encoded by the exons ATGGCTCCTCCATTGATTCTTCTTTCCAGCTGGAAGCTGAAACTGATTATTTTGTCTCTAATATGCCCCTTCCGGATGCAATTATTGAGAAACACACGATTCAACTT GTcgaaaattgtaaagaaaaacaGTAAGTTGGAGAGGAATGAAGCAAATTTGGCAAGAGTTCGGTCATCCATAAAACAAGCTGCTTTAGTTAGGAATTTGACATCGACCCATCAAGACCCTGACTATGTGCCCCATGGTCCAATCTATAGGAATGCCAATGCTTTTCACAG GAGTTACTTGGAGATGGAGAAGGTGTTCAAGATTTATGTGTACAAGGAAGGGGAACCACCAATATTCCATAACGGTCCTTGCAGAAGTATATATTCCTCAGAGGGAAGGTTCATTCACGAACTGGAAAAGGGCAATTTTTATACAACTGAAGACCCTGATGAGGCATTGGTTTATTTCCTTCCCTTCAGTGTTGTCATGCTGGTTCAATACCTCTACGAACCAGAAACCTCTAACACCGATGCCATCGGACGGACTGTTGTAGACTACATCGATGTCATTTCCGGTAAATATCCTTACTGGAATCGAAGCCTCGGAGCCGACCATTTCATGCTCTCCTGCCATGATTGG gGGCCGCGAACATCATCCTATGTTCCACATTTGTTCCATAAATCCATTAGAGTTTTATGTAATGCAAACACGTCTGAAGGATTTAATCCATCTAAAGATGCCTCATTCCCAGAAATCAATCTCTTAACAGGTGAAGTGGAAGGTCTCTTAGGAGGCCCTTCTCCATCTCATCGGTCCATTCTCGCCTTTTTTGCAGGCCGTCTCCATGGTTACATCCGGTACCTCCTTCTTAACGAGTGGAAAGACAAGCGGGACCCCGATGTCCAAGTCTTCGACCAACTCCCCAAGGGAGTTTCCTACATGTCCAAGCTGAAGAACAGCAGGTTTTGCCTATGTCCTAGCGGATACGAAGTGGCGAGCCCAAGAATTGTGGAGGCAATCTATGCTGAATGTGTTCCGGTGTTGATTTCAGACAACTATGTGCCCCCATTCAGTGATGTATTGAATTGGAAATCTTTCTCCATTCAGATTGCAGTGAAGGACATCCCCAACATAAAAAAGATATTGATGGGTGTTTCTCAAAGGCAATATTTGAGAATGCAAAGGAGAGTGAAACAAGTACAAAGGCATTTTGTGGTGAATGCAACTCCAAAGCGATATGATGTCTTCCACATGATTAACCATTCTATTTGGCTTCGAAGATTAAACATTCACGTTCGGGATTTTCATCAGTCTTAA